The Bacteroidia bacterium DNA segment GAAGATGGACTTCAACCAGCTAAATACAATGCAAATCAGGAATATAGTACACCACCACAATCTACCACAAACACAAATAGCAGTACAAGTGATACTGGTTCTGTTTTTTCAGGATCAGGCAGTGCGTATGATTCCAATTCTTATAACACACCAAGCGCAAGTGATAAGAAAACATCTGCCTCCAGTGGAACTAATTAAAAAATACACAATTGTAAATCGGAAAAAACATGAGAAATTTAAAAATACTTGTATCAGTAATTTTTTTTACATTTATTGTTGCTTTAATTTTTGAGGAAACCCCAATGTTAATTTTTTTTGGTTGGAAGCTCTTAGGCTTAATAGGATTTATAATTATTTTAGCGTTCATTATAGTACATTTCTTCGAAAAAAAAATAGCTGTTTTTTTTGCAGTTAAAAAAAATGAAATCAGCATACGTAAAAACTCGCCTTTAGCTTTAAGTATTGAATTTATGGTTGCAATCTTCTCGACACTTAGCTTGATTGATATTGCCCATATTTCTATCCCTCCAATCATTGCGTATATTTTTTTGATTTCCGTTGGAATGGTTATTGGCAGCTATTGGCAATGGATAAAAGGTAGTAAGTAAAGGTAGTAGGGTAGTGTTCCAATTTGCACTTACATTTTTAGGCTTCAAAAAAATAATTTTTCAGCAATGCAAAAGGAGCAGAACGCAGCTTACAAGTTTAATCAGTCACGAAGCACAACACACAAAACCAATGCTTCAGCTTCGCGCCTACGAGAACCCTCTTGGGAAACTTATATTTTGAACACAGTATCTGCGGAATAATGAAAAAAATAATAAGATACATTTTACTTAGCATTGTGGCTATTTCTATTGGTTGTATCGTGTTAGGAATTATACTTGCTCATAATTTTGCTTATAAAGAAACAGATTGTTATCCAAGAAGTGCTCCGCAAATTATGCCTTTTTTTAATGATTCAGTTTCAAATCAAATAATAATTTCATCCTTACGTACCGATAATCTTAATGACTCCTTTTGTTTTTTTCGTTACAAAAAATATGGCTTATTTCTGTGGGTAATTCATCAATACCAGAATGCCTGTTTATCGCAAGATGTTGATACTATTCAACAGAAGTATAATTCTGAACAATTAGTATTGTATTCAAACTGTCCTTTAGAAGATAGTTTATTTGATAGAATTTATTCAAAAGCTTTTTTGAGTAGTGATGTTAAGCTTGCTATAAGATTTAATGAATGTAAAAAAATTAATTGTTTGCATAATTCTGTTGATTATCAATATTACCATTTAAAAGCCAGTCTTATTTACATTATTTCTACGCCTCATACATATTACGATGCCTACATAAGTACGCGCAGTTACACAGATATGGATTTTTTAGTTAAATGTTTTAGAGACAAAGTATATATTATTGGGATGTATTCTCTATACAATAGGGATGTTTCCAATAATGATTTATTAAATATTTTGCGCAAAAACAAATTATGAAAAAAGAAAGAATTTTTGCCGATATTATTGATTTGTTTTTGGTTATTGTGATTGGAATCACACTGTCTTTCTATCTTTCTGATTTTATAGATTCGTTTTTAAAAAGTTCTAATGCCATTTTTATAGTGGGCGTATTAAGTCCTTTATTCTGCATTATTGCTTTTGATAGCTTTTTTAATTGTTTGTTTTTTGCTTCGCCAGGCAAATGGCTTTATAATTTAAAAATTACAACAAGATACAATGTGAATCCATTAAAGAAAACAATGTTGCTAAGGGGTGTTTTAAAGACCATTACCCTGATAACCTTTGTTGGAGCAATTATTACGATAATTTCAATTTCTGAAAATCGAAATAGTTGGTATGATGATGTTTTAGATTTAAAATTGGTATTTAAATAAGGTAAGGTGGTAGGGTTGGTAGTG contains these protein-coding regions:
- a CDS encoding RDD family protein; amino-acid sequence: MKKERIFADIIDLFLVIVIGITLSFYLSDFIDSFLKSSNAIFIVGVLSPLFCIIAFDSFFNCLFFASPGKWLYNLKITTRYNVNPLKKTMLLRGVLKTITLITFVGAIITIISISENRNSWYDDVLDLKLVFK